A single Primulina eburnea isolate SZY01 chromosome 11, ASM2296580v1, whole genome shotgun sequence DNA region contains:
- the LOC140804373 gene encoding uncharacterized protein isoform X6, translated as MDRNFCSDSAGNIFARSKNSSYFIHIDRRSNNVNLKTHIPERQLPIESETRTVLATNKNRNLKLYLYFTEPVLNSSTEILNSITTSEGSFVPVSGDTFGNRRFGYQLQLTDVAEMAVVTVSVQTNLVISRQGTSVTPVPPITFLYDSQRPTVRLSTTSKMRTKETSIPIVIKFVKPVFGFNSSLITISGGHLLSFQEMTKSIYAVHVHALADSISVYIPENITTDVSGNKNRASNTLLIRHYSVPVESLILSTFVTTAFGVTCLIGGFLTVSTATLLSFGAFSRPSSILSSDPARYIFRIAYHIQVFALSKWLAVTSPIEYYEFARGLQWSIPYLKLPWERKNVLPMMVGSSSSRSRLVHSSEIRETGVFKGVQPRAGSLESAAKVYGLPLTPMEYISYFESHNIVPQAEYILDPRNSHGWRDFSRSMFWLSIIGGTLVLVHVLFLFILKFKKKNNEKQSFGALIFPRFEIFLLILALPCFCKASAALLKGGTSSEMAIGFLIMSIVSLVMLSLFLFLSCGITLGKLLQYKEVHREGQIFRWYKEIIRVILGPGKRSQWTWKNRPGSTNLTIFGPLFEDLRGPPKYMLSQISVGRVNKRDDRIIASDDETEDAEAPIIQKLFGIMRIYYTFLECSKRVALGIVAVAYLQNSSSKTPTIIVLCMTSFQLFFMVLKKPFIKKRVQLVEIVSVSGEVAIFAICYVFLEHKFSPQNERKIGISMLLIFLLAFLVQMINEWRALYRQTKRLDPINNSFLRGLENALIGFLLFCCPHGLVKDLDRKFPLNNTPETAETTFSVNRIQSLGSAASGDKSWLKQIQELARSSFSKDGARTSPGDPSTSKSTKLSGFWRARMSGSSTASTDVSTKQRGLHRELEEIFSLK; from the exons ATGGATAGAAATTTCTGTTCAGACTCTGCAGGAAACATATTTGCGAGGAGtaaaaattcgagttatttcaTACACATTG ATAGAAGAAGCAATAATGTGAACTTGAAGACTCATATACCCGAAAGACAGCTTCCAATTGAAAGTGAAACTAGAACTGTACTGGCAACTAATAAAAATAGGAATCTAAAGTTGTACTTATATTTCACGGAACCAGTCCTCAACTCATCCACTGAAATTCTAAATTCCATCACCACAAGTGAAGGATCATTTGTGCCCGTCAGTGGGGATACCTTTGGAAATCGAAGATTTGGCTATCAG TTGCAGCTAACAGATGTAGCGGAGATGGCTGTTGTTACTGTGAGCGTGCAAACAAACTTAGTAATCAGCAGACAAGGGACCTCTGTCACTCCTGTACCTCCCATAACTTTTCTCTATG attCTCAAAGGCCTACGGTTAGGCTGAGCACAACAAGCAAAATGCGAACAAAAGAAACGAGTATTCCGATTGTGATCAAATTCGTGAAGCCGGTATTTGGCTTTAACTCATCTCTTATAACCATCTCTGGTGGTCATTTGCTCAG TTTCCAGGAGATGACTAAGAGCATCTATGCCGTGCATGTACATGCACTCGCCGAttctatatcagtctatattcCCGAAAACATAACCACGGATGTCTCTGGAAATAAAAATAGAGCGTCCAACACTCTACTAATCAGGCACT ATTCTGTGCCGGTGGAATCTTTGATTCTTTCAACCTTTGTTACTACTGCTTTTGGTGTGACATGTTTGATTGGAGGGTTTCTCACTGTTTCAACAGCAACACTTTTATCTTTTGGAGCATTCTCCAGGCCAAGTTCTATCTTATCCTCCGACCCTGCAAGatatattttt AGAATCGCTTACCACATTCAGGTGTTTGCCTTATCTAAATGGCTGGCAGTTACTTCGCCTATAGAATATTATGAATTCGCAAGAGGTCTGCAATGGAGTATCCCTTACTTGAAGCTCCCATGGGAGAGAAAAAATGTCCTGCCAATGATGGTTGGATCGAGTTCTTCTAGGAGCCGACTAGTACATAGTTCTGAAATCCGTGAAACAGGAGTTTTCAAGGGTGTTCAACCAAGAGCTGGCAGTCTGGAATCAGCAGCCAAAGTGTATGGATTGCCATTGACTCCTATGGAATACATATCCTATTTTGAG AGCCATAATATTGTGCCTCAAGCTGAATATATTTTAGATCCAAGAAATTCACATGG GTGGAGAGATTTCAGTAGAAGCATGTTTTGGTTATCCATAATTGGTGGCACCTTGGTTCTGGTCCATGTTTTATTCCTTTTTATCCTTAAATTCAAGAAGAAAAACAACGAAAAACAGAGCTTTGGAGCTCTTATTTTTCCAAGATTCGAGATATTTCTGCTAATTCTTGCGCTACCATGCTTCTGCAAAGCTTCAGCTGCTTTGCTCAAAG GTGGGACGTCTTCTGAAATGGCCATAGGCTTTCTGATCATGAGTATAGTTTCTTTGGTTATGTTATCATTGTTTTTGTTCCTTTCCTGCGGAATCACGCTAGGGAAGCTGCTTCAGTACAAGGAAGTACATCGTGAGGGACAAATATTTCGATGGTATAAAGAAATTATTCGAGTCATACTGGGTCCTGGTAAAAGAAGCCAATGGACGTGGAAGAACCGCCCTGGTTCAACTAATCTTACCATTTTCGGTCCTCTATTTGAGGATCTTAGAGGCCCTCCAAAGTACATGCTGTCTCAGATTTCTGTTGGTCGTGTGAACAAACGTGATGACAGAATAATTGCTTCTGATGACGAAACGGAAGATGCAGAAGCGCCCATAATTCAAAAATTGTTTGGAATTATGAGGATTTACTACACATTTCTTGAATGTTCAAAACGTGTGGCACTCGGAATCGTGGCTGTTGCTTATTTACAGAACTCATCCTCAAAAACTCCAACGATCATAGTACTTTGTATGACCTCATTTCAACTGTTCTTCATGGTTCTTAAGAAGCCATTCATTAAGAAAAGGGTCCAACTAGTTGAGATTGTCTCAGTGTCAGGTGAGGTCGCCATTTTTGCAATCTGTTATGTTTTCTTGGAACATAAGTTTTCCCCCCAAAACGAGAGGAAAATTGGGATTTCGATGCTGTTGATTTTCTTGTTAGCCTTTCTAGTCCAAATGATCAATGAATGGCGTGCACTATACCGACAGACAAAGCGTCTGGATCCCATTAACAACTCGTTTTTACGAGGTTTGGAAAATGCTTTAATTGGATTCCTCTTGTTCTGCTGTCCCCACGGTTTGGTCAAGGATCTCGACCGAAAGTTCCCTTTAAACAACACGCCTGAAACGGCAGAAACCACTTTTTCTGTTAACAGGATTCAGAGTTTGGGAAGCGCGGCCTCGGGAGACAAGTCGTGGTTGAAGCAAATTCAAGAACTAGCAAGATCAAGCTTTAGTAAAGATGGAGCCAGGACCAGCCCAGGCGATCCATCCACGAGTAAATCGACCAAGTTGAGCGGATTTTGGAGAGCTAGGATGAGTGGAAGTTCGACTGCATCTACTGACGTTAGTACAAAACAGAGGGGATTGCACAGAGAATTGGAAGaaattttttcattaaaatga
- the LOC140804373 gene encoding uncharacterized protein isoform X5, translating into MLLVYGAGEVVPSTFDVVQPHLKYSIVVRLSQRIQYGRVILVMDRNFCSDSAGNIFARSKNSSYFIHIDRRSNNVNLKTHIPERQLPIESETRTVLATNKNRNLKLYLYFTEPVLNSSTEILNSITTSEGSFVPVSGDTFGNRRFGYQLQLTDVAEMAVVTVSVQTNLVISRQGTSVTPVPPITFLYDSQRPTVRLSTTSKMRTKETSIPIVIKFVKPVFGFNSSLITISGGHLLSFQEMTKSIYAVHVHALADSISVYIPENITTDVSGNKNRASNTLLIRHYSVPVESLILSTFVTTAFGVTCLIGGFLTVSTATLLSFGAFSRPSSILSSDPARYIFRIAYHIQVFALSKWLAVTSPIEYYEFARGLQWSIPYLKLPWERKNVLPMMVGSSSSRSRLVHSSEIRETGVFKGVQPRAGSLESAAKVYGLPLTPMEYISYFESHNIVPQAEYILDPRNSHGWRDFSRSMFWLSIIGGTLVLVHVLFLFILKFKKKNNEKQSFGALIFPRFEIFLLILALPCFCKASAALLKGGTSSEMAIGFLIMSIVSLVMLSLFLFLSCGITLGKLLQYKEVHREGQIFRWYKEIIRVILGPGKRSQWTWKNRPGSTNLTIFGPLFEDLRGPPKYMLSQISVGRVNKRDDRIIASDDETEDAEAPIIQKLFGIMRIYYTFLECSKRVALGIVAVAYLQNSSSKTPTIIVLCMTSFQLFFMVLKKPFIKKRVQLVEIVSVSGEVAIFAICYVFLEHKFSPQNERKIGISMLLIFLLAFLVQMINEWRALYRQTKRLDPINNSFLRGLENALIGFLLFCCPHGLVKDLDRKFPLNNTPETAETTFSVNRIQSLGSAASGDKSWLKQIQELARSSFSKDGARTSPGDPSTSKSTKLSGFWRARMSGSSTASTDVSTKQRGLHRELEEIFSLK; encoded by the exons ATG CTTCTGGTTTATGGTGCGGGTGAGGTTGTACCGAGTACATTTGACGTTGTTCAGCCACATTTGAAATATTCTATTGTTGTCCGTTTATCTCAAAGAATTCAATATGGACGTGTGATCTTGGTAATGGATAGAAATTTCTGTTCAGACTCTGCAGGAAACATATTTGCGAGGAGtaaaaattcgagttatttcaTACACATTG ATAGAAGAAGCAATAATGTGAACTTGAAGACTCATATACCCGAAAGACAGCTTCCAATTGAAAGTGAAACTAGAACTGTACTGGCAACTAATAAAAATAGGAATCTAAAGTTGTACTTATATTTCACGGAACCAGTCCTCAACTCATCCACTGAAATTCTAAATTCCATCACCACAAGTGAAGGATCATTTGTGCCCGTCAGTGGGGATACCTTTGGAAATCGAAGATTTGGCTATCAG TTGCAGCTAACAGATGTAGCGGAGATGGCTGTTGTTACTGTGAGCGTGCAAACAAACTTAGTAATCAGCAGACAAGGGACCTCTGTCACTCCTGTACCTCCCATAACTTTTCTCTATG attCTCAAAGGCCTACGGTTAGGCTGAGCACAACAAGCAAAATGCGAACAAAAGAAACGAGTATTCCGATTGTGATCAAATTCGTGAAGCCGGTATTTGGCTTTAACTCATCTCTTATAACCATCTCTGGTGGTCATTTGCTCAG TTTCCAGGAGATGACTAAGAGCATCTATGCCGTGCATGTACATGCACTCGCCGAttctatatcagtctatattcCCGAAAACATAACCACGGATGTCTCTGGAAATAAAAATAGAGCGTCCAACACTCTACTAATCAGGCACT ATTCTGTGCCGGTGGAATCTTTGATTCTTTCAACCTTTGTTACTACTGCTTTTGGTGTGACATGTTTGATTGGAGGGTTTCTCACTGTTTCAACAGCAACACTTTTATCTTTTGGAGCATTCTCCAGGCCAAGTTCTATCTTATCCTCCGACCCTGCAAGatatattttt AGAATCGCTTACCACATTCAGGTGTTTGCCTTATCTAAATGGCTGGCAGTTACTTCGCCTATAGAATATTATGAATTCGCAAGAGGTCTGCAATGGAGTATCCCTTACTTGAAGCTCCCATGGGAGAGAAAAAATGTCCTGCCAATGATGGTTGGATCGAGTTCTTCTAGGAGCCGACTAGTACATAGTTCTGAAATCCGTGAAACAGGAGTTTTCAAGGGTGTTCAACCAAGAGCTGGCAGTCTGGAATCAGCAGCCAAAGTGTATGGATTGCCATTGACTCCTATGGAATACATATCCTATTTTGAG AGCCATAATATTGTGCCTCAAGCTGAATATATTTTAGATCCAAGAAATTCACATGG GTGGAGAGATTTCAGTAGAAGCATGTTTTGGTTATCCATAATTGGTGGCACCTTGGTTCTGGTCCATGTTTTATTCCTTTTTATCCTTAAATTCAAGAAGAAAAACAACGAAAAACAGAGCTTTGGAGCTCTTATTTTTCCAAGATTCGAGATATTTCTGCTAATTCTTGCGCTACCATGCTTCTGCAAAGCTTCAGCTGCTTTGCTCAAAG GTGGGACGTCTTCTGAAATGGCCATAGGCTTTCTGATCATGAGTATAGTTTCTTTGGTTATGTTATCATTGTTTTTGTTCCTTTCCTGCGGAATCACGCTAGGGAAGCTGCTTCAGTACAAGGAAGTACATCGTGAGGGACAAATATTTCGATGGTATAAAGAAATTATTCGAGTCATACTGGGTCCTGGTAAAAGAAGCCAATGGACGTGGAAGAACCGCCCTGGTTCAACTAATCTTACCATTTTCGGTCCTCTATTTGAGGATCTTAGAGGCCCTCCAAAGTACATGCTGTCTCAGATTTCTGTTGGTCGTGTGAACAAACGTGATGACAGAATAATTGCTTCTGATGACGAAACGGAAGATGCAGAAGCGCCCATAATTCAAAAATTGTTTGGAATTATGAGGATTTACTACACATTTCTTGAATGTTCAAAACGTGTGGCACTCGGAATCGTGGCTGTTGCTTATTTACAGAACTCATCCTCAAAAACTCCAACGATCATAGTACTTTGTATGACCTCATTTCAACTGTTCTTCATGGTTCTTAAGAAGCCATTCATTAAGAAAAGGGTCCAACTAGTTGAGATTGTCTCAGTGTCAGGTGAGGTCGCCATTTTTGCAATCTGTTATGTTTTCTTGGAACATAAGTTTTCCCCCCAAAACGAGAGGAAAATTGGGATTTCGATGCTGTTGATTTTCTTGTTAGCCTTTCTAGTCCAAATGATCAATGAATGGCGTGCACTATACCGACAGACAAAGCGTCTGGATCCCATTAACAACTCGTTTTTACGAGGTTTGGAAAATGCTTTAATTGGATTCCTCTTGTTCTGCTGTCCCCACGGTTTGGTCAAGGATCTCGACCGAAAGTTCCCTTTAAACAACACGCCTGAAACGGCAGAAACCACTTTTTCTGTTAACAGGATTCAGAGTTTGGGAAGCGCGGCCTCGGGAGACAAGTCGTGGTTGAAGCAAATTCAAGAACTAGCAAGATCAAGCTTTAGTAAAGATGGAGCCAGGACCAGCCCAGGCGATCCATCCACGAGTAAATCGACCAAGTTGAGCGGATTTTGGAGAGCTAGGATGAGTGGAAGTTCGACTGCATCTACTGACGTTAGTACAAAACAGAGGGGATTGCACAGAGAATTGGAAGaaattttttcattaaaatga
- the LOC140804373 gene encoding uncharacterized protein isoform X3, whose amino-acid sequence MSLIYTINPTAYVTTPTPFTSASHVLVNISFSEPCGGGGGFRCSTIKTCNLLVYGAGEVVPSTFDVVQPHLKYSIVVRLSQRIQYGRVILVMDRNFCSDSAGNIFARSKNSSYFIHIDRRSNNVNLKTHIPERQLPIESETRTVLATNKNRNLKLYLYFTEPVLNSSTEILNSITTSEGSFVPVSGDTFGNRRFGYQLQLTDVAEMAVVTVSVQTNLVISRQGTSVTPVPPITFLYDSQRPTVRLSTTSKMRTKETSIPIVIKFVKPVFGFNSSLITISGGHLLSFQEMTKSIYAVHVHALADSISVYIPENITTDVSGNKNRASNTLLIRHYSVPVESLILSTFVTTAFGVTCLIGGFLTVSTATLLSFGAFSRPSSILSSDPARYIFRIAYHIQVFALSKWLAVTSPIEYYEFARGLQWSIPYLKLPWERKNVLPMMVGSSSSRSRLVHSSEIRETGVFKGVQPRAGSLESAAKVYGLPLTPMEYISYFESHNIVPQAEYILDPRNSHGWRDFSRSMFWLSIIGGTLVLVHVLFLFILKFKKKNNEKQSFGALIFPRFEIFLLILALPCFCKASAALLKGGTSSEMAIGFLIMSIVSLVMLSLFLFLSCGITLGKLLQYKEVHREGQIFRWYKEIIRVILGPGKRSQWTWKNRPGSTNLTIFGPLFEDLRGPPKYMLSQISVGRVNKRDDRIIASDDETEDAEAPIIQKLFGIMRIYYTFLECSKRVALGIVAVAYLQNSSSKTPTIIVLCMTSFQLFFMVLKKPFIKKRVQLVEIVSVSGEVAIFAICYVFLEHKFSPQNERKIGISMLLIFLLAFLVQMINEWRALYRQTKRLDPINNSFLRGLENALIGFLLFCCPHGLVKDLDRKFPLNNTPETAETTFSVNRIQSLGSAASGDKSWLKQIQELARSSFSKDGARTSPGDPSTSKSTKLSGFWRARMSGSSTASTDVSTKQRGLHRELEEIFSLK is encoded by the exons ATGTCTTTAATAT acactattaACCCAACAGCATATGTTACTACTCCAACGCCCTTTACTAGTGCTTCTCATGTCTTAGTGAACATATCTTTCAGTGAACCttgtggtggtggaggtggtttCAGATGTTCTACTATAAAAACCTGCAAC CTTCTGGTTTATGGTGCGGGTGAGGTTGTACCGAGTACATTTGACGTTGTTCAGCCACATTTGAAATATTCTATTGTTGTCCGTTTATCTCAAAGAATTCAATATGGACGTGTGATCTTGGTAATGGATAGAAATTTCTGTTCAGACTCTGCAGGAAACATATTTGCGAGGAGtaaaaattcgagttatttcaTACACATTG ATAGAAGAAGCAATAATGTGAACTTGAAGACTCATATACCCGAAAGACAGCTTCCAATTGAAAGTGAAACTAGAACTGTACTGGCAACTAATAAAAATAGGAATCTAAAGTTGTACTTATATTTCACGGAACCAGTCCTCAACTCATCCACTGAAATTCTAAATTCCATCACCACAAGTGAAGGATCATTTGTGCCCGTCAGTGGGGATACCTTTGGAAATCGAAGATTTGGCTATCAG TTGCAGCTAACAGATGTAGCGGAGATGGCTGTTGTTACTGTGAGCGTGCAAACAAACTTAGTAATCAGCAGACAAGGGACCTCTGTCACTCCTGTACCTCCCATAACTTTTCTCTATG attCTCAAAGGCCTACGGTTAGGCTGAGCACAACAAGCAAAATGCGAACAAAAGAAACGAGTATTCCGATTGTGATCAAATTCGTGAAGCCGGTATTTGGCTTTAACTCATCTCTTATAACCATCTCTGGTGGTCATTTGCTCAG TTTCCAGGAGATGACTAAGAGCATCTATGCCGTGCATGTACATGCACTCGCCGAttctatatcagtctatattcCCGAAAACATAACCACGGATGTCTCTGGAAATAAAAATAGAGCGTCCAACACTCTACTAATCAGGCACT ATTCTGTGCCGGTGGAATCTTTGATTCTTTCAACCTTTGTTACTACTGCTTTTGGTGTGACATGTTTGATTGGAGGGTTTCTCACTGTTTCAACAGCAACACTTTTATCTTTTGGAGCATTCTCCAGGCCAAGTTCTATCTTATCCTCCGACCCTGCAAGatatattttt AGAATCGCTTACCACATTCAGGTGTTTGCCTTATCTAAATGGCTGGCAGTTACTTCGCCTATAGAATATTATGAATTCGCAAGAGGTCTGCAATGGAGTATCCCTTACTTGAAGCTCCCATGGGAGAGAAAAAATGTCCTGCCAATGATGGTTGGATCGAGTTCTTCTAGGAGCCGACTAGTACATAGTTCTGAAATCCGTGAAACAGGAGTTTTCAAGGGTGTTCAACCAAGAGCTGGCAGTCTGGAATCAGCAGCCAAAGTGTATGGATTGCCATTGACTCCTATGGAATACATATCCTATTTTGAG AGCCATAATATTGTGCCTCAAGCTGAATATATTTTAGATCCAAGAAATTCACATGG GTGGAGAGATTTCAGTAGAAGCATGTTTTGGTTATCCATAATTGGTGGCACCTTGGTTCTGGTCCATGTTTTATTCCTTTTTATCCTTAAATTCAAGAAGAAAAACAACGAAAAACAGAGCTTTGGAGCTCTTATTTTTCCAAGATTCGAGATATTTCTGCTAATTCTTGCGCTACCATGCTTCTGCAAAGCTTCAGCTGCTTTGCTCAAAG GTGGGACGTCTTCTGAAATGGCCATAGGCTTTCTGATCATGAGTATAGTTTCTTTGGTTATGTTATCATTGTTTTTGTTCCTTTCCTGCGGAATCACGCTAGGGAAGCTGCTTCAGTACAAGGAAGTACATCGTGAGGGACAAATATTTCGATGGTATAAAGAAATTATTCGAGTCATACTGGGTCCTGGTAAAAGAAGCCAATGGACGTGGAAGAACCGCCCTGGTTCAACTAATCTTACCATTTTCGGTCCTCTATTTGAGGATCTTAGAGGCCCTCCAAAGTACATGCTGTCTCAGATTTCTGTTGGTCGTGTGAACAAACGTGATGACAGAATAATTGCTTCTGATGACGAAACGGAAGATGCAGAAGCGCCCATAATTCAAAAATTGTTTGGAATTATGAGGATTTACTACACATTTCTTGAATGTTCAAAACGTGTGGCACTCGGAATCGTGGCTGTTGCTTATTTACAGAACTCATCCTCAAAAACTCCAACGATCATAGTACTTTGTATGACCTCATTTCAACTGTTCTTCATGGTTCTTAAGAAGCCATTCATTAAGAAAAGGGTCCAACTAGTTGAGATTGTCTCAGTGTCAGGTGAGGTCGCCATTTTTGCAATCTGTTATGTTTTCTTGGAACATAAGTTTTCCCCCCAAAACGAGAGGAAAATTGGGATTTCGATGCTGTTGATTTTCTTGTTAGCCTTTCTAGTCCAAATGATCAATGAATGGCGTGCACTATACCGACAGACAAAGCGTCTGGATCCCATTAACAACTCGTTTTTACGAGGTTTGGAAAATGCTTTAATTGGATTCCTCTTGTTCTGCTGTCCCCACGGTTTGGTCAAGGATCTCGACCGAAAGTTCCCTTTAAACAACACGCCTGAAACGGCAGAAACCACTTTTTCTGTTAACAGGATTCAGAGTTTGGGAAGCGCGGCCTCGGGAGACAAGTCGTGGTTGAAGCAAATTCAAGAACTAGCAAGATCAAGCTTTAGTAAAGATGGAGCCAGGACCAGCCCAGGCGATCCATCCACGAGTAAATCGACCAAGTTGAGCGGATTTTGGAGAGCTAGGATGAGTGGAAGTTCGACTGCATCTACTGACGTTAGTACAAAACAGAGGGGATTGCACAGAGAATTGGAAGaaattttttcattaaaatga